One part of the Paramormyrops kingsleyae isolate MSU_618 chromosome 2, PKINGS_0.4, whole genome shotgun sequence genome encodes these proteins:
- the LOC140587728 gene encoding uncharacterized protein has protein sequence MLFKHQVVMCKKDQYFRKSQAVALVASQCITETYLHKCIDMCSDDCSSVIGSRGSLWICHTCHRKILDGKLPAESVANNLALDPVPVELQHLNSLEQHLISMHIPFMRIVSLPKGGQNGVHGPVTCVPSSVPNVAEVLPRVDNDDLMIRVKLKRKLTYKGHYKYEFVHPEKIKKALVYLTENNKFYSNVEFNNDWINPLQKTKEVPGYVSDTHADEEHNENNIDDEEMDETLHDRQQHGMYMDTCLQPVDIAQEILDQHFDGIMSMAPAEGNNPVRLLTDESNEAKCFPVLFPKGTGTFHDRKKEKLTLCRYLNTRILNADGRFGKNLDYIFYGQYLSELQQVVSNVSIAVRKGYDARDKCPVTSETLTNKEALQKMFNFDEGYKFLRPIRGTPVFWQSVQKDLFAMVRQLGIPTWFCSFSSADLRWTELMTAIFKQDGIDASSAELDWSERCALLKNNPVTAARMFDYRFHCFLKDVIMSEAQPIGKIVDYFYRIEFQQRGSPHTHCLFWVEDAPKVGKDDEDEVSAFIDHYVTCEMPEGNDEMHEIVCSVQQHSKRHSKTCKKKGKTCRFNFPRPPSNRTFLSSCKVGDGETDGQPLKKEVADAIMKKVKDAVLNPEANYDSVDSLFSTIGISQEIFEAAYSRITKKTTIVLKRRPCEVWVNQYNRHLLRCWNANMDIQFVVDAYSCIVYIISYISKAEREMGLLLANAQKEATQQGNLDAKEALRQLGSVFLHNREVSAQESVYRLTNMRLKEGSRKVQFIPTGENVVKMSLPLNVIRKKAECENEDEQGIWMNSITDRYKARPETEVFAGMCLARFASEYRILCKSQSSCPGSVQLDRKLGFVKKRTRTDAAVVRYARFSPTKDPEKYYHSILQLFLPHYFDAQLKPSTFGSYQEFYETGCVKFLDELHSVKLVVQSNMSSFEKESSAIDKAQEDLQLHGAMEDAWAEICPETERERLECLASKSNITPEMREQCDEIPDLLPRLSHYMLHDNPCGMSKQEALALLRSLNNKQSGIFYKIRNWCLQKARGENPEPFHVFISGPGGVGKSVLIKAIHYEAARILRQLSHNPDETHVLLTAPTGVSAYNIKAATIHTCFHIATDVKLPYEPLGDEKLNSLRAELGNLQILIIDEISMVDHKLLAYIHGRLRQIKQIGDYSAFGNVSIIAVGDFYQLCPVKGKALYTEGKGVNLWQNHFAMVELTEIMRQKDMEFAQLLNRLRKRKRGDAMLAEDIAMLKQCVTGEGQDSTALHIYATNDEVDQHNYHMLQKICSDHVIIHAQDFERVAATGRLERKHGHHANVQKTCLLESLHVGVNARVMLLKNIDVSDGLVNGAFGTVSDIRFDTDEDFPSEIYITFDNEAAGKSLRGKKPCLKVGLDKATRIKPEEERVTNSGGTRRQFPLKLAWACTVHKVQGLTVDKAVVSLKKIFTAGQAYVALSRVTSLEGLIIEDFKETAIYAKQDIETAMQSMPVFIEPVMEVPSSCKILLHNVEGLTCHLDDIKKDRRYMEADIICLTETWLNSEEDTEDVKLPGFSYHGKPRHQAYDGSDAIFAELKKQQHGGVGLYCKEHTNCTVTDVQCVNIEFVQFSVGLLRTTVLVLYRPPSYNLTIFQKNLMQLITWLDSVEGGKIIMGDFNENLLQVSTIANFMEEHGYTQLVKEATTGKGTLIDHVYVKDIVTNSISVSVMPTYFSHHECVVLHYL, from the coding sequence ATGCTATTTAAACACCAAGTTGTGATGTGCAAGAAAGATCAGTACTTCAGAAAATCACAGGCAGTTGCGTTGGTGGCTTCACAGTGTATAACTGAGACATACTTGCATAAATGTATAGATATGTGTTCTGATGATTGTAGCAGTGTTATTGGCTCTAGAGGTTCCTTGTGGATCTGCCACACGTGTCACAGAAAGATTCTTGATGGGAAACTTCCAGCAGAGAGTGTTGCAAACAATCTAGCTTTAGACCCTGTCCCTGTAGAGTTACAGCATCTAAATTCACTGGAACAGCATCTGATTTCTATGCATATTCCTTTTATGAGAATTgtgtctttgccaaaaggtggacaaaatggtgttcatggtcctgTGACTTGTGTCCCATCTAGTGTTCCAAATGTAGCTGAAGTTTTACCGAGAGTTGACAATGATGACCTTATGATTCGTGTAAAGTTGAAGAGGAAGTTAACTTACAAAGggcattacaaatatgaatttgtgcatccagaaaaaataaagaaggcttTGGTGTATCTTACAGAGAATAACAAATTTTACAGCAATGTGGAGTTCAACAATGACTGGATTAATCCCCTGCAGAAAACTAAAGAAGTACCTGGTTATGTAagtgacacacatgcagatgaagagcataatgaaaataacatagatgatgaggaaatggatgaaactttgcatgatagacaacaacatggcatgtatatggatacgtgtcttcaacctgtagacatagcacaagagatcttggatcagcactttgatggaatcatgtcgatggcacctgcagaaggaaacaatccagtgaggcttctaactgatgagtcaaatgaagctaaatgttttccagtccttttcccaaaaggaacaggtacttttcatgacagaaagaaggaaaaactgacactgtgtaggtatttaaatacaagaattcttaatgcagatggacgttttggaaaaaacttagactatatattttatgggcagtatttgtctgagcttcagcaggttgtgtcaaatgtgtcaattgctgtgagaaaaggctatgatgcacgggataagtgtcctgtcacatcagaaactttgacaaataaggaggctctacaaaagatgttcaattttgatgaaggttataaatttctaagaccaatcagaggcacccctgttttttggcaaagtgttcagaaagatttgtttgcaatggtaagacagcttggtattcccacatggttttgctccttttcttctgctgatttaCGCTGGACAGAACTGATGACAGCAATCTTCAAACAAGATGGCATAGATGCATCAAGTGCTGAGCTCGACTGGTCAGAAAGGTGTGCActgttgaaaaacaatcctgtgacagctgccagaatgtttgactatcgattccactgcttcctgaaagatgtcatcatgtcagaagcacaacccattggcaaaatagttgattatttctacagaatagaatttcagcaacggggatcacctcacactcactgtttgttttgggtggaagaCGCACCTAAGGTtggcaaagatgatgaagatgaagtatcagctttcattgatcactatgtgacatgtgaaatgccagagggtaacgatgaaatgcatgaaattgtatgtagtgtacagcaacatagtaagaggcactcaaaaacatgcaagaaaaaagggaaaacttgtAGATTCAATTTCCCACGTCCTCCAAGCAACAGAACATTTCTGTCATCATGCAAAGTTGGAGATGgtgagacagacggacagcccctgaaaaaagaagtagcagacgctatcatgaaaaaagtgaaggatgctgtactaaaccctgaggccaactatgactctgttgattccttatttagtacaattggtatcagtcaggaaatatttgaagctgcgtactcaagaatcacaaaaaaaactaccattgttcttaagaggagaccatgtgaagtgtgggtgaaccaatataacagacaccttttacgctgttggaatgcaaacatggacattcagtttgtggttgatgcatattcatgtattgtgtacatcatttcctacatttccaaagctgagagagagatgggactgctactggcaaatgctcagaaagaggccacccagcaaggtaaccttgatgcaaaagaagctcttcggcaacttggcagtgttttcctgcacaatcgtgaagtttcagctcaagaaagtgtttatcgtctgactaacatgaggttgaaagagggatcacggaaggtgcagtttatcccaactggagaaaatgtggtgaaaatgagccttccattgaacgtcatacggaagaaagctgagtgtgagaatgaggatgaacaaggaatttggatgaacagtatcactgatagatataaagccagaccagaaacagaagtgtttgcaggaatgtgcctggcgagatttgcatctgagtacagaatactatgtaagtCTCAGAGCTCATgccctggaagtgtgcagttggacagaaaattaggatttgtgaagaaaaggacacgcacagatgcagctgttgttcggtatgctcgcttttcacccacaaaggacccagaaaaatattaccacagcattttgcaactttttctgccacattatttcgatgcacagttaaaaccttctacttttggcagttaccaggaattctatgagactggttgtgtcaagtttcttgatgaattgcattcagtgaaactggttgtgcagtcaaacatgtcaagttttgaaaaaGAATCAAGTGCAATAGACAAAGCTCAGGAAGACCTACAGCTGCATGGTGCAATGGAAGATGCTTGGGCAGAGATTTGTCCAGAGACTGAACGTGAACGGTTAGAGTGTCTTGCCAGCAAATCCAACATTACACCAGAAATGAGAGAACAATgtgatgagataccagatttgttaccaaGACTGAGTCACTATATGTTGCAtgacaatccttgtggtatgtccAAGCAGGAAGCGTtggctttgcttcgctcactgaataacaagcaaTCTGGCATCTTTTACAAAATACGAAACTGGTGTTTACAGAAGGCACGTGGTGAaaacccagaaccatttcatgtattcatatctggacctggaggtgtgggcaagtcagtcttgatcaaagcaataCATTATGAGGCAGCTCGTATCTTGCGTCAGTTGTCACATAATCCAGATGAGACACATGTGTTACTGACTGCTCCAACTGGAGTTAGTGCTTACAACATAAAAGCTGCAACGAtacacacttgtttccatattgcaacagatgtaaagttgccatatgaaccacttggagatgaaaaactaaattcattgagagctgaactgggaaacctgcagatattgattatcgatgaaatttcaatggttgatcacaagctgcttgcgtatattcatggcagattaagacaaatcaaacaaattggagattattctgcttttggaaatgtttcaatcattgctgttggagatttctaccaactttgtcctgtgaaagggaaagctttgtatactgagggtaaaggtgtgaatctatggcagaatcattttgctatggtggagctcactgaaattatgagacagaaagatatggagtttgcacagttgctgaatcgACTAAGAaaacgcaaaaggggtgatgcaatgctggCGGAAGACATCGCTATGCTGAAACAATGTGTGACAGGCgaaggacaagacagtactgctcttcatatttatgcaaccaatgatgaagttgatcagcataactaccatatgctgcagaagatctgctcagaccatgtcatcattcatgctcaggattttgaaagggttgctgcaactggcagactggaaaggaaacatggacatcatgccaatgttcagaagacatgtctcctagaatcactacatgtaggtgtcaatgcacgagtaatgctgctgaaaaacatcGATGTTTCAGACGGCctggtaaatggtgcatttggtacagtcagtgacatccgctttgatactgatgaggattttccatcagagatatacatcacatttgacAATGAAGCAGCTGGAAAGTCACTCAGGGGAAAGAAGCCATGCCTCAAAGTAGGGTTGGACAAAGCTACACGAATTaaaccagaggaggagagagtgacaaacagtggtggaacacgacggcagtttccattgaaattagcttgggcttgtacagtacacaaggtacaaggtctgacagtggataaggctgttgtatcactaAAGAAGATATTTACAGCTGGACAAGCGTATGTCGCATTAAGCCGTGTGACTTCTTTGGAAGGCCTCATAATCGAAGACTTTAAGGAGactgctatatatgcaaaacaagacattgagactgcaatgcaaagcatgcctgTGTTTATTGAGCCTGTCATGGAAGTGCCATCATCATGCAAAATTCTCCTGCATAATGTTGAAGGACTTACATGTCACCTGGATGACATAAAGAAAGACAGAAGGTATATGGAAGctgatatcatctgcttgacagagacatggttaaattcggaggaagacacagaagatgtaaagctgcctggattttcataccatgggaagcccagacatcaggcatatgatggtagtgatgctatctttgctgaactgaaaaagcaacaacatggtggtgtgggtttgtattgtaaagaacataccaactgtactgtgactgatgtgcagtgtgtcaacattgagtttgtgcagttcagtgtgggcctactaagaacaacagtcttggtactatacagaccaccctCATATAATCTGacaatctttcagaagaacctgATGCAGTTGATCACTTGGTTGGACAGCGTGGAAGGTGGGAAAATcatcatgggtgacttcaatgaaaatcttttgcaagtaagtacaattgctaattttatggaagaacatgggtatactcaacttgtcaaagaagcaacaactgggaaaggcactttgattgatcatgtgtatgtgaaagacattgtgactaacagcatctctgtttcagtaatgccaacgtatttcagccatcatgaatgtgtagtgctacattatctatag